The window CTGCAGGTGCAGTTGATGCTCCCAATCTGGTAAAAAAAATCTATCATGAAGCCTGGGTAGATGGCCATGAGGTCGCAAACCACACCCATAGCCACGGGCATGGGGGAAATTTTTCCGTAGACAGATGGATCCAAGAAATACAGCTCTGTGAAGACTGGCATCTTAAACCGGTACCAGGTCCTCTGGTAGGACCACATGATATGACTCCAAATCAGGGTGCTGGGATTCCTGAAGCGGATTTCGTAGGATTCAGAGCACCTTTCCTTGAATACAATGACAATATGTTTACCGCATTAAGAGCACTTGGCTACCTATATGATACATCGATTGAGGAAGGATACCAGTATGATCAGGATGGAACCAATTTCGCCTGGCCATACACAATGGATTACGGTTCCCCGGGACACGACGTGTTTGTAGGGTGGGGCGATAGAGACCCTGTTGGCAACCATCCAGGACTATGGCAGTTTCCTATTCACTGCCAGATTGTACCCGATGATGCTTCAGTTGCAAACTATGGGCTTGACTACTCACTGCGCCAGGCTATGAGTGAGAGGGTCAGTTGGGACTGGAATACAGAATCAGGAAAAGTCACCGGCTTTGATTACAACAAATTTGTTCAGTTCAGCATGAACGAAGATGAGGTGCTGGCGGTTCTGAAACATACACTGCACCGCAGGCTTCAGGGTAACAGAGCACCTCTTAACCTCGGTGCCCATACCCAATATTACCACAGAACGTATAGTGGATTCAGAAATACCGATTACAGAAAAGCGATGGAAGTGTGGGAAAAATTTATCGACTATGCACTTACTATCCCTGAAGTCAGACTGGTCACTGCAAGGGATGTGATTGAGTGGTGCAGAAATCCCGTAGCCCTCGAAGATCTCCAAAACCGGGTAATCGTCTCCATTTTACCAGACTCGATCCCTGTATATCAGGATGTGGACATCCCCGACTGGGATGAGAATGCAACTTATGGCAAAGATGATGAAGTGGTGTGTAACAATCATATCTGGTTTTCCTCATCATGGTACATAGCCCCCGGAGAGCACCCCGGTGACTATGAGGGATGGATCGATATGGGACCAACAGGCGGCTATAAAGTCACCAGAGCAGGGACAGTAGACCATGAAGGTACCCACCTCTTTCCTACCGGATCTGATGTCTCCTTTAACTTCACTCCCCACAGCGGCTATTCAGTAGCACAGGTGTTGGTTAATGGAGAGGAGATTTCTCCAACTCAGCAGTACAGCATTTCATCAATAAATGAAAACTATTCCATTGCAGTCAGGTTCAGCTCCGGCGAAACCAATGTGGTAGCTGCTTCTCCCACTATTTCACAAAGAGATATAAGAATCAGCACAATATCAAGAGAGCGTCTGTCTGTTACAGTTCCTCAGCAGGGTGTATGGCAGATCGGCTTATACAATGCAAACGGAAGATCAATAGGCAGTGTGTCTCAGAGGCTGAGAGCCGGTGAAAATGTAGTTGATTTACCTCAAAATATCAGTTCTCAGCTTGTCCTGCTACGTATACAGGGCCCGCAAAACACGACTAAACAGATGAGACTGATGATACCCTGAATACCCTCATACAATGCTCTGTTCACCTTCGGGTGACAGAGCTTTTCCTCTCATTTGATTCAAATTCAAATCAATTTAAATATCTGCATCAGATGTATGGGATTTTTTTATACCCGGAATTTTCAGAAACAGTCACTACTTTTTTTGGGATTACACCCAATTAGAAAAACTGCTTGTGAGAGACCTGCTAACCCAAACTGTAATAGACAATATACTCTGCCAAAAAATCAGTGAAATCCAATCCACTCTATGGTCTTTAAAATTGATAAACACACCTACCCTGAAGCCTGATTTATGATTTGGATTTATCCAGATTGTTTTATTTTCTCTGTCTTTGTAAATAACTATTTTATTAATCAACTTTTTCATAAACCTGAGTTTCAGTACCGACACGCACTCGTTTGTTATTGAGTTTTAAAGAGATACAGCCTTGTAATATATCATTACAGATAAGGAATTTGATTGTGGGTAAAATATTGCTGATTTTGATTTTTCTTTTAGTAGGTGTTGCACACAGTTTTAATTTTATGCTGTCAGCCGATATTGGTCCACAACCTTCATTCCGCGGCCATAAAGATGAAGAGGTTTCTTCTGATTCTGTTAGAAGTATTATCATTTCACACTTAGAGTCGTTGGAATTTCACACTTCAACTACCGAATCCGAG is drawn from Chitinispirillum alkaliphilum and contains these coding sequences:
- a CDS encoding chitin deacetylase produces the protein MQHCRYITFSILFSALLCLIHATDYQPWSQQPPGGLSVEQVPMFVTISWDDNARSGDGALDTGSYYTSMRWILEFMRDRKNPPGLGNAATYDGSPARASFYNNSTYMSAGAVDAPNLVKKIYHEAWVDGHEVANHTHSHGHGGNFSVDRWIQEIQLCEDWHLKPVPGPLVGPHDMTPNQGAGIPEADFVGFRAPFLEYNDNMFTALRALGYLYDTSIEEGYQYDQDGTNFAWPYTMDYGSPGHDVFVGWGDRDPVGNHPGLWQFPIHCQIVPDDASVANYGLDYSLRQAMSERVSWDWNTESGKVTGFDYNKFVQFSMNEDEVLAVLKHTLHRRLQGNRAPLNLGAHTQYYHRTYSGFRNTDYRKAMEVWEKFIDYALTIPEVRLVTARDVIEWCRNPVALEDLQNRVIVSILPDSIPVYQDVDIPDWDENATYGKDDEVVCNNHIWFSSSWYIAPGEHPGDYEGWIDMGPTGGYKVTRAGTVDHEGTHLFPTGSDVSFNFTPHSGYSVAQVLVNGEEISPTQQYSISSINENYSIAVRFSSGETNVVAASPTISQRDIRISTISRERLSVTVPQQGVWQIGLYNANGRSIGSVSQRLRAGENVVDLPQNISSQLVLLRIQGPQNTTKQMRLMIP